The following coding sequences lie in one Alloacidobacterium dinghuense genomic window:
- a CDS encoding Rne/Rng family ribonuclease, producing the protein MSKEICISSTPHETRLAILEDDQLSEIYYERENEYTLAGSIYKGRVTRVLPGMQSAFVDLGLERDAFLYVTDFLEEQEDSADFERIGGGSPQREPRREAQPVQEEVEGSEEVHTSGRGPDQDSGEQAPEGTRRWRGRRGRRGRDGRPQPSRGGNGHIESPEAVEESISAEPVPLPEHGAPGGISASNFASSAPASSPILLPGESLSKYGGQPAANEPRASVGAAPAKANFTSRPSTLIEGPIEWDGGSLLPGESRSRRNAHSEEASISGGEAAAVVPSLPVIEEAEARQAFPEAVVPEPVAESLISEHMHDADAEGVTETANEVAAPEAIAEPVPLIHEEEEQHEAVETVEEVHEYDPEHASASHRVDAAAPSEYRISSGIAEPEEIEHAAPIEEAAHRTEAIEVEKEPEFVTGMVAEEAVESPAAPEPVFTAKYEEEEDAGQPEEVRDSSHAPEVEQSDANERLFAPGTGLLEEEVIDEEEYDFEPLHAHADDHDLEDLEEQTLDQQMNGADLGAMVRDLHINQRLNFGPEGALAEQHADEKVQEYGEEIDEDEGEIEEEVSDEVSPDTQADTDHAGQTESRRPDHRERRRGGRGRYGRRRQGGGGPRRASAQVTDLPVITELLKPGQEILVQIAKEPIAKKGARITSHIALPGRFLVFMPTVNHVGVSRKISSDDERQRLKRILISEKGNASGGFIVRTAAATATEDELRADLRFLISLWNDIKQRSDDGKAPALIYHDLNLVERVLRDQVSDNFSTIWVDSETEYERVVRFLNRFQPSLVRRVKLYTKETPLFEQFGIQDEITKALRSKVWLKSGGSIVINQTEALVAIDINTGKYVGKTARLEDTIVKTNLDAIPEIVRQIRLRDLGGIIVIDFIDMDERKNRHKVLQALEEALKADRAPSKVLQFNDFGLVAITRKRVKQSLERTLSVPCEICQGTGMVKSPMTVCNEIYVEMRKMQKHLERNDVLLRVHPEVVKTLKANNARWLNEIEEMSGKTIIVKSDPALHPEQFDIH; encoded by the coding sequence ATGTCGAAGGAAATATGCATTTCAAGCACGCCGCATGAGACGCGGCTTGCAATTTTAGAAGACGATCAGCTCTCGGAAATCTATTACGAGCGCGAAAACGAATACACCCTCGCGGGTTCCATTTACAAAGGACGTGTCACACGCGTCCTGCCGGGCATGCAGTCGGCATTTGTCGACCTGGGCCTGGAGCGTGACGCATTTCTCTACGTCACCGATTTTCTCGAAGAGCAGGAAGACTCCGCCGACTTCGAACGGATTGGTGGAGGTTCTCCGCAGCGCGAACCCCGCCGCGAGGCGCAGCCTGTTCAGGAAGAGGTGGAGGGCTCCGAGGAAGTTCACACGTCGGGGCGCGGTCCTGACCAGGATTCGGGCGAGCAGGCCCCTGAGGGCACGCGACGCTGGCGCGGTCGCCGCGGAAGACGCGGGCGCGATGGCCGTCCGCAGCCTTCGCGGGGAGGCAATGGCCACATTGAATCTCCCGAAGCCGTTGAAGAAAGCATTTCCGCCGAGCCGGTTCCACTGCCTGAGCATGGTGCGCCTGGTGGCATTTCAGCATCAAACTTTGCTTCATCTGCGCCTGCGAGTTCACCGATTTTGCTCCCGGGCGAGTCTTTGTCGAAGTATGGCGGCCAGCCTGCCGCAAATGAGCCAAGAGCTTCGGTAGGTGCTGCTCCGGCAAAGGCCAATTTCACATCCAGGCCATCCACGCTGATCGAAGGACCTATCGAATGGGACGGCGGTTCGCTCCTGCCCGGCGAGTCGCGTTCACGCCGCAATGCTCACAGCGAGGAAGCCAGTATCTCAGGCGGAGAAGCCGCCGCAGTTGTGCCCTCTCTGCCGGTCATCGAAGAGGCTGAAGCTCGCCAGGCTTTCCCTGAGGCGGTTGTGCCTGAGCCTGTTGCCGAGTCTCTGATAAGCGAACACATGCACGATGCTGATGCAGAAGGCGTCACCGAGACAGCGAACGAAGTTGCTGCGCCGGAAGCCATTGCGGAGCCTGTGCCGCTGATTCACGAAGAGGAAGAGCAGCACGAAGCTGTCGAGACGGTTGAGGAGGTGCACGAGTATGACCCGGAGCACGCCTCGGCATCGCATCGAGTGGATGCGGCAGCCCCCAGCGAATATCGCATCTCCAGCGGTATCGCTGAACCCGAAGAAATTGAGCACGCCGCGCCTATAGAAGAGGCAGCCCATCGGACCGAGGCGATAGAGGTCGAAAAAGAGCCGGAATTCGTAACCGGGATGGTTGCGGAAGAGGCCGTGGAGTCGCCAGCAGCTCCCGAACCTGTATTTACTGCGAAATATGAAGAAGAGGAAGATGCCGGTCAACCGGAGGAGGTACGCGACTCTTCACATGCTCCTGAGGTTGAGCAGAGTGATGCAAATGAGCGCCTATTCGCTCCGGGCACAGGTCTTCTGGAAGAAGAGGTTATTGACGAAGAGGAATACGATTTCGAGCCGTTACACGCCCACGCCGACGACCATGATCTTGAGGATCTGGAGGAACAAACGCTTGATCAGCAGATGAATGGAGCCGATCTGGGCGCGATGGTGCGCGACCTGCACATCAATCAGCGGCTGAACTTCGGACCCGAAGGCGCTCTGGCCGAACAGCACGCTGATGAAAAAGTGCAGGAATACGGCGAGGAAATCGACGAGGACGAAGGTGAGATCGAAGAGGAGGTAAGTGACGAAGTCTCCCCCGATACGCAGGCAGATACAGATCACGCAGGCCAGACAGAGAGCCGCCGCCCCGACCACCGCGAACGCCGTCGTGGCGGACGTGGACGCTATGGCCGCCGTCGTCAAGGTGGAGGAGGACCGCGCCGTGCGTCTGCTCAAGTCACCGATCTGCCCGTCATCACTGAGTTGTTGAAGCCAGGCCAGGAAATTCTGGTCCAGATTGCCAAGGAGCCGATTGCCAAGAAGGGCGCGCGCATTACCAGCCACATTGCGCTTCCCGGACGCTTCCTGGTCTTTATGCCGACCGTCAACCATGTAGGCGTCTCGCGCAAAATCTCTTCAGATGATGAGCGCCAGCGCCTGAAGCGGATTCTGATCAGCGAAAAAGGAAATGCTTCAGGAGGATTTATCGTCCGTACCGCCGCTGCTACGGCTACTGAAGACGAGCTTCGTGCCGACCTTCGCTTCCTGATTAGCCTCTGGAATGACATCAAGCAGCGATCCGATGATGGCAAGGCGCCAGCGCTGATCTATCACGATCTCAATCTCGTCGAGCGCGTACTGCGCGACCAGGTAAGCGATAACTTCTCGACCATCTGGGTCGACAGCGAAACGGAATACGAGCGCGTGGTGCGCTTCCTCAACCGCTTCCAGCCTTCGCTGGTGCGCCGTGTGAAGCTCTATACCAAGGAGACGCCGCTCTTCGAGCAGTTTGGCATCCAGGATGAGATCACCAAAGCGCTGCGTTCCAAAGTCTGGCTCAAATCCGGCGGTTCGATTGTCATCAACCAGACCGAGGCTTTGGTCGCCATCGACATCAACACCGGCAAGTACGTCGGCAAGACAGCGCGTCTTGAAGACACGATCGTCAAGACCAACCTCGACGCAATTCCGGAGATCGTGCGTCAGATTCGCCTGCGCGACCTGGGTGGCATCATCGTCATCGACTTCATCGATATGGATGAGCGCAAGAACCGGCACAAGGTTCTGCAAGCGCTCGAAGAGGCGCTGAAGGCCGACCGTGCGCCGTCGAAGGTGCTGCAGTTCAATGACTTTGGCCTGGTGGCAATTACCCGTAAGCGCGTCAAGCAGTCTCTGGAGCGGACGTTAAGCGTGCCTTGCGAGATCTGCCAGGGCACCGGCATGGTAAAGAGCCCGATGACGGTGTGCAACGAAATCTACGTCGAGATGCGCAAGATGCAGAAGCACCTGGAGCGCAACGACGTTCTGTTGCGCGTGCATCCTGAGGTGGTGAAGACGCTGAAGGCAAACAATGCGCGCTGGCTGAATGAGATTGAAGAGATGAGCGGCAAGACGATCATTGTCAAGAGCGATCCTGCGCTGCATCCAGAGCAGTTCGATATTCACTAA
- a CDS encoding class I SAM-dependent methyltransferase, whose amino-acid sequence MSISSDTAPVSQTYWNTAAETYDQDFTETFLGMLWRHSVWEDIDAGFSPGQRILELNCGTGVDALHMAEHGISVVACDISSRMIEIARHRQANHAFGSMVDFRVLPTENLAELPTDALFDGVFSNFSGLNCVKDLPRVRRELASRLKPGARAYFCMLGRFAPWEILWFLVHGNWKKAFRKLYRGSIPSARGEIEIQLRSSKQLVELLAPDFRLRARKGIGIALPPSYMNHLVGNFPALLQGLSGIDRMISRAPIFRNLGGCILFEFERTAR is encoded by the coding sequence GTGTCTATTTCCTCCGACACTGCCCCGGTCTCGCAGACTTACTGGAACACTGCCGCTGAAACATATGACCAGGATTTCACCGAGACATTTCTCGGGATGCTCTGGCGGCACTCTGTCTGGGAAGACATCGATGCAGGCTTTTCTCCCGGGCAACGCATCCTCGAGCTGAATTGTGGGACGGGAGTCGATGCTCTCCATATGGCCGAGCACGGGATCTCCGTCGTAGCGTGCGACATTTCGTCGCGGATGATCGAGATTGCCCGTCATCGTCAGGCAAATCACGCTTTCGGATCGATGGTTGATTTTCGCGTTCTGCCGACCGAGAACCTCGCCGAACTTCCAACCGACGCTTTATTTGACGGTGTTTTCTCGAATTTCTCGGGCTTGAACTGCGTGAAGGACTTGCCTCGAGTGAGACGGGAACTTGCAAGCCGACTCAAGCCCGGTGCGCGCGCCTATTTCTGCATGCTCGGACGTTTTGCCCCTTGGGAAATACTTTGGTTTCTCGTTCATGGGAATTGGAAGAAGGCATTCCGAAAGCTTTATCGCGGCAGCATCCCCTCAGCAAGAGGTGAAATTGAAATACAGTTGCGTTCAAGCAAGCAGCTCGTTGAGTTGCTTGCTCCCGATTTCCGGCTTCGTGCGCGGAAGGGGATTGGAATTGCGTTGCCTCCTTCTTATATGAATCATCTGGTCGGCAATTTTCCCGCTCTGCTGCAGGGCTTGAGCGGAATCGATCGCATGATCAGCCGCGCTCCGATCTTCCGTAATTTGGGTGGTTGCATTCTGTTTGAATTTGAGCGGACTGCCCGATAG
- a CDS encoding aminopeptidase P N-terminal domain-containing protein, with the protein MTSYCRALSAVALLLASVSLHALDRQSTADYHARRVALADKLNGGIAILFAADEPSLEYMEYRQDEDFYYLTGWNEPGAALLIQAPQKAEGTHPARAYREILFLPTRNLRTELYTGVKLDAATPDASQKAGVDEVKAMTDLPLTINQLAAENRSVMNHLWSQPDSEQAKALALWTATTLGRSDPPPFQDVRTPVTQLREIKDAGEMTLLHKASDASVQAQFAMMRSVHPGQKERTVNGIIVEKLMENGCERVSYPPIVGSGEKSTELHYSENSQTMQAGDVVVVDAAGEYSMYASDITRTVPVSGHFTARQREIYDIVLGAQKAAMEGFVAGKSHLNDPQHKYADSLDTIAFNYMNAHGKDLHGEPLGKYFIHGIGHSVGIDVHDPYDYSQPVKPGSVFTIEPGIYIPEEKIGVRIEDVFCANPDGKLECLTCALPKDADAVEKAMRK; encoded by the coding sequence ATGACATCCTATTGTCGCGCACTGTCTGCTGTTGCGCTTTTGCTAGCTTCTGTTTCTCTCCACGCTCTGGATCGCCAATCGACCGCTGACTATCATGCCCGGCGTGTGGCACTTGCCGATAAGCTGAATGGCGGCATCGCCATCCTTTTCGCTGCGGACGAACCCTCGCTCGAATACATGGAGTACCGCCAGGACGAAGACTTCTATTACCTCACCGGGTGGAATGAACCCGGCGCCGCTCTTCTGATTCAGGCCCCACAGAAAGCGGAAGGGACTCATCCAGCCCGCGCTTATCGCGAAATCCTTTTTCTGCCTACGCGCAATCTGCGCACGGAGCTTTACACCGGAGTCAAACTCGATGCTGCCACTCCTGACGCATCGCAGAAAGCCGGCGTCGATGAAGTGAAGGCCATGACCGATCTTCCGCTTACCATCAACCAACTTGCGGCTGAGAATCGGTCCGTCATGAACCATCTTTGGTCGCAACCCGACTCAGAGCAGGCTAAGGCACTCGCACTCTGGACAGCAACAACGCTTGGAAGAAGCGATCCGCCACCGTTTCAGGATGTACGCACGCCTGTCACGCAGCTGCGCGAGATAAAAGACGCAGGCGAAATGACGCTACTTCACAAAGCTTCGGACGCATCAGTGCAGGCACAGTTCGCCATGATGAGGTCTGTGCATCCCGGTCAGAAAGAGCGCACAGTCAATGGCATCATTGTTGAGAAGCTGATGGAAAACGGCTGCGAGCGCGTCTCTTATCCGCCTATTGTTGGTTCCGGGGAGAAGTCGACTGAGCTGCACTACTCGGAGAACAGCCAGACCATGCAGGCCGGCGATGTCGTTGTTGTCGATGCGGCAGGCGAATATTCGATGTATGCGTCGGACATTACCCGCACGGTTCCTGTGAGCGGACATTTCACCGCGCGTCAACGGGAAATTTACGACATCGTACTGGGCGCGCAGAAAGCGGCCATGGAGGGTTTTGTCGCGGGCAAGTCGCACCTGAATGACCCGCAACACAAATACGCCGACTCGCTCGATACCATCGCCTTCAATTACATGAACGCGCACGGCAAGGATCTGCATGGCGAACCGCTGGGCAAATACTTCATCCACGGCATCGGACACTCGGTCGGCATCGATGTACACGATCCTTATGATTACTCCCAGCCCGTCAAGCCCGGATCTGTCTTCACGATTGAGCCTGGTATTTACATTCCGGAAGAAAAAATCGGGGTGCGCATCGAAGATGTTTTTTGCGCCAATCCTGATGGAAAACTCGAGTGCCTGACGTGCGCCTTGCCCAAAGACGCTGACGCGGTAGAAAAGGCGATGCGCAAGTAG